AAGATCAACCCGGGCGCGATGCTGATGCCCTGCTGTAACGCGCGGACATGCAATTCCTGGGTGTTGACCCGCCCCGGCAGGCTCACCCACAGGATGAAACCGCCCGTAGGCCGGGTCATCTGCGTGCCTTCAGGGAAGTACTGCTGCACCGCCAGCTGGAACGCGCTGAGGTTTTTTCGGTATTCCTGGCGGATGTACCGTAAATGCCGGTCATAACCGCCATTTTCCAGATAAGCGGCAATCGCCATTTGCGTGACGCTGCAAGCCGAATGCGTGGTGAAGGTCTGCAGACGCTGGATTTCCTGCTGATACTTGCCGGCAATCATCCAGCCCACACGCACGCCCGGCGACAGGGTCTTGGAGAAACTCGAACAGTAAATCACCCGATCCAGCCGGTCGTAGGCCTTGAGGGCCTTGGTGCGACCTTGCTCGAACATCAGTTCGCCATAGATGTCGTCTTCGACGATCTGGATATCGAAGTCCGAGGCCAGACGCAGCAATTGTTTTTGCCGCTCTTCGGGCATGGTGCCGCCCAGCGGATTGCTCAGCCGGGTCGTCAGCACCAGGGCTTTGATCGACCACTGGTTGGCCGCCAGTTGCAGGGCTTCGAGGCTCATACCGGTGGCCGGGTCGCTGGGGATTTCAATGACTTTCAGGCCGAGCAGGTCGGCCAGTTGCAGCAGTCCGTAATAGGTCGGTGATTCGGCGGCGATCAGATCGCCCGGACGGGTCAGCACGCGCAGCGACATCTGCAAGGCATCGACACAACCATGGGTGATAACCACTTCCGAAGGATCGACCACCACACCGGCGTCGCGCATGCGGATCGCCACTTGTCGGCGCAATGGCTCGAAGCCCGGACTGAACATGTAGCTGAAAGCTCGCGGACTATGGAATCGGGTGACCTTGGCCAATTGCTGATGCAGCGCGCGCACCGGCAAGTAATCGACGCTCGGCACCGCCGCGCCCAGCGGGAACACGCCTTCGCGGCGCGACTCGACCAATACTTGCTGAATGATGCTGGCGCGGGTGACCAGGCCAGGTCGTTCGACCCGGGCAATGTCCGGGGTCGGTGCCGTCAGCGCCGGTGTCTGGTGCACGTAGTAACCGGATTGCGGCCGTGCACGGATCAGCCCCTGATCCTCGAGATTGGCGTAAGCCTGCAACACCGTGGCATGGCTGACATTAAGCTGCGAACTCATCTTGCGCACCGAAGGCACGCGCTCGCCCGGTTGATAGACGCCACGGCGGATGTCTTCGGCCAGCTGTTGAGCAATACGTTGGTAGAGCAAGAGATTGGTCATGACGCAGCACTCGATATCACGGGCGTTTTATTTTTGTGTGAACAATACCGGAACAGTTCTGAAGTGTACTGGGACAGTTGCCATATTAGTCAACCATACAGTCCAGTGTCGGATAAATCTGTACTGCTTTGTGAGGCAATCGACAGACGTAAAAAAGCCCGGCGCTGCATGACAGGCCGGGCTTTCCAGTAACGCCACCCTCAGCGGGCGGCGCCGAGCTGGCCCTTTTCGTCGGAGAACACGATTTCCACCCGACGGTTCTGTGCACGCCCGCGCTCGGAAGCGTTGGCGTCCACAGGATATTCGTCGCCGTAACCTTCGACCTGAATGCGTTTTTCGTCGATGCCCAGGTCGGTCAACACATCAGCTACCGACTGCGCACGATCACGAGACAACTTGAGGTTTTCCTGTTTGCCGCCGGTGCTGTCGGTGTATCCCTCGATACGCACCACACGTTTCGGATTGAGTTGCAGGAACTGCACGATCTTCAGGACTACGCGATTGGCCGAATTCTTCAGCTCCGCCTCGCCGGTGTCGAACAGTACGTCACCGAGGGTCATCACCAGGCCACGGTCAGTCTGGGTGGTGGCCAGTGCGACAATCTGTTC
This genomic window from Pseudomonas kribbensis contains:
- a CDS encoding PLP-dependent aminotransferase family protein, whose amino-acid sequence is MTNLLLYQRIAQQLAEDIRRGVYQPGERVPSVRKMSSQLNVSHATVLQAYANLEDQGLIRARPQSGYYVHQTPALTAPTPDIARVERPGLVTRASIIQQVLVESRREGVFPLGAAVPSVDYLPVRALHQQLAKVTRFHSPRAFSYMFSPGFEPLRRQVAIRMRDAGVVVDPSEVVITHGCVDALQMSLRVLTRPGDLIAAESPTYYGLLQLADLLGLKVIEIPSDPATGMSLEALQLAANQWSIKALVLTTRLSNPLGGTMPEERQKQLLRLASDFDIQIVEDDIYGELMFEQGRTKALKAYDRLDRVIYCSSFSKTLSPGVRVGWMIAGKYQQEIQRLQTFTTHSACSVTQMAIAAYLENGGYDRHLRYIRQEYRKNLSAFQLAVQQYFPEGTQMTRPTGGFILWVSLPGRVNTQELHVRALQQGISIAPGLIFSNTEQFNHCIRLNCGTPWNREAERALMTLGLLATQLCQETAGGF
- a CDS encoding OmpA family protein, with the translated sequence MKLTSKAFGTLILVGCASLYGCAGQHSETALQEASADFQKVKEDSNVLRIAPKDVIRAGESLARADRLSTYWGSGSDVAHYSYLSQRYSQIAREHTNLVLNEERAAKLELERQRLQLALRESKLLSVQQQGKWLEEQIVALATTQTDRGLVMTLGDVLFDTGEAELKNSANRVVLKIVQFLQLNPKRVVRIEGYTDSTGGKQENLKLSRDRAQSVADVLTDLGIDEKRIQVEGYGDEYPVDANASERGRAQNRRVEIVFSDEKGQLGAAR